GCCCTCCAGCAGCTCACTCTTCACGTCGCGGCCGGCGTCCACCTTGCGCTTCAGCTCGTGCGCCCAGGTGCGGAAGAGATCCGGCCAGGCTTCAATCGTGAATTCGTAGCGGCCGTTGTTCGCGAGCGGGATGACGCCTTCCCACGCGTCGTTGTTCTTGAAGGCGAGAGGGACCTCCGCCCAGTCCGTCTTCTGGGTGGCGGGGGTGACCTGGCGCCAGCGGGCGACGGCCACGAGCACGTCGTGGCCCTCCTTGAAGATGTCCGCCCGGACGGTGAGGGTCTCCCCAGCGACGCGCTTGATGGCGTAGCGCCCCGCGTCCAGCTCCGGCTGGACGTTCTCGATGAACACGCTTCCGAGTCGTTCGGTCATATCGGCTGGCGGCCCCTTATAGGACTCTGAGTCAGTGGCTCCAGGCGGCAATGCGCGGGTGTTGTTGATTGAAGATGGCTGCTGCCTGGTCGCGTTGGCCTGTCAACGTTAGGAACGGAGGGAGCGGTCGCCCACCCCGAGGGGCTGGGTGGACGGGCTCCGATGGTTGAAGCTGGGATCCGCCCCTCCGGTTGCGGTATCCGGGACGAACATGGCGCCCAACGACTCCGCTGCCCAGCAAGCGAGTGACCTGTCGGCCGACCGCGACCTGCTGAAGCAGGTAGCGCTCGGCAGTGCGGCGGCCATGCGGGATGTCTACGCGCGGTGCTCCGCGCGGGCGTTCGCCATCGGGGTGCGGCTTCTGCCCACGCGCGCGGACGCGGAGGAGGTGCTGCAGGAGACCTTCCTGGAGGTCTGGCGGCGCGCGCGCGAGTTCGACCCGGAGCGCGGCGGACTGGAGACGTGGGTCACGACCATCGCGCGCACGCGGGCCATCGACCGGCTGCGTTCGCTGGGCACGGTGTCGCGGATGGTGGAGGGGGTGGCGCAGCAGCCTCCGCCGGTGAGCGCGACGCCGCCGTCACCGGATGACGCCGCGGGCGCGGCGCAGGACCAGGCGCGGGTGCGGGCGGCGATGGCGCAGTTGCCGCCGGAGCAGCGGGAGGTGGTGCTGCTCGGGTACTTCGACGGGCTGTCCCAGAGTGAGATCGCCAAGAAGACGGGCCAGCCGCTGGGGACGGTGAAGACGCGTGCG
The sequence above is drawn from the Corallococcus sp. NCRR genome and encodes:
- a CDS encoding sigma-70 family RNA polymerase sigma factor, with amino-acid sequence MAPNDSAAQQASDLSADRDLLKQVALGSAAAMRDVYARCSARAFAIGVRLLPTRADAEEVLQETFLEVWRRAREFDPERGGLETWVTTIARTRAIDRLRSLGTVSRMVEGVAQQPPPVSATPPSPDDAAGAAQDQARVRAAMAQLPPEQREVVLLGYFDGLSQSEIAKKTGQPLGTVKTRARLALEKLAVLLDSPPVSASG